From the genome of Spirosomataceae bacterium TFI 002, one region includes:
- a CDS encoding Choline dehydrogenase — MYNIIDQESNTYDAIVVGSGISGGYAAKELCEKGLKVLLLERGKDIKHIEGYKNALTDPWNLPHRGHLTNEQKAKFPYQSIEGNYPIDESNCEFWLPFEEIPYERKQDFNWFRGNGIGGKSLTWGRQVYRWSDLDFEANDKEGRGIDWPIRYKDIESWYTHVEKFVGVSGEALGLSHLPDSVFQKAMELNCVEKEVKLRLKKTFPDRPFTIGRTAHITEPTKEQQKLGRASCQYRNACSKGCPYGAYFSTQSASLPAAMATGNLTVRPFSVAKEIIFDNEGKMAKGVRIVDKETKEEIDFYAKIVFLNASSMATTQIMLNSTSQAHPNGLGNEGDQLGRNIMDHHSRVGAKGDWEGNEDDYYFGRRANGIFIPRYRNLGNDKRDYLGGFNYQGGAGRSGWQKNVKEFSFGSEFKNELTLPGSWTMGLVAFGETLPYDDNTLTLSKDKKDQFGIPLAVFDASIKENEHKMRKEMASDAAEMLESVGVKNVNSFIMPNFPLGLSKHEMGGARMGKDPKSSVLNSHNQVWGCENVFVTDGACMSSSGSVNPSLTYLALTARAVDFAVSELNKKNL; from the coding sequence ATGTACAACATCATTGATCAGGAATCTAATACCTACGATGCAATAGTAGTAGGAAGCGGTATATCAGGTGGCTACGCAGCAAAAGAACTTTGTGAAAAAGGATTAAAGGTATTACTACTTGAAAGAGGGAAAGATATAAAGCATATAGAAGGCTACAAAAATGCTCTTACTGATCCTTGGAACCTACCTCATAGAGGACATTTAACCAACGAACAAAAGGCAAAATTCCCTTACCAAAGCATTGAAGGAAACTACCCTATTGATGAGTCAAATTGCGAATTCTGGTTGCCTTTTGAGGAAATCCCGTACGAAAGAAAACAAGATTTCAATTGGTTTAGAGGAAATGGTATTGGAGGAAAGTCACTTACATGGGGACGACAAGTTTATAGATGGAGCGACTTAGATTTTGAAGCAAATGACAAAGAAGGTAGAGGTATTGATTGGCCTATTAGATATAAAGATATAGAAAGCTGGTATACTCATGTAGAAAAATTTGTGGGGGTAAGCGGTGAAGCATTAGGCTTATCACATTTACCAGATAGCGTATTCCAGAAAGCTATGGAACTCAATTGTGTTGAAAAAGAGGTAAAGCTAAGACTAAAGAAAACTTTTCCAGACAGGCCTTTCACAATAGGAAGAACCGCTCACATAACGGAACCCACAAAAGAACAGCAAAAGCTTGGCAGAGCCTCTTGTCAATATCGAAACGCATGCAGTAAAGGTTGTCCTTACGGAGCATATTTCAGTACACAGTCAGCGTCTTTACCCGCCGCAATGGCAACAGGGAATCTTACTGTAAGGCCTTTTTCAGTAGCTAAGGAGATCATTTTTGATAATGAAGGCAAGATGGCGAAAGGAGTAAGAATTGTGGACAAAGAGACAAAAGAAGAAATTGATTTCTATGCCAAAATTGTTTTTCTCAATGCAAGCTCAATGGCTACAACTCAAATAATGCTGAATTCTACATCGCAAGCACATCCAAATGGACTGGGCAATGAAGGCGACCAACTTGGTAGAAATATCATGGATCACCACAGTAGAGTTGGGGCAAAAGGTGACTGGGAAGGCAATGAAGATGATTACTATTTTGGTAGAAGAGCAAATGGAATTTTTATTCCACGCTATAGAAACTTAGGCAATGATAAAAGAGATTACCTAGGCGGTTTCAATTATCAAGGAGGAGCTGGAAGATCGGGTTGGCAAAAAAACGTTAAAGAATTTAGCTTTGGATCAGAGTTTAAAAATGAACTCACTTTGCCAGGCAGTTGGACTATGGGTTTAGTCGCCTTTGGAGAAACTTTACCTTACGATGATAACACACTTACACTTAGCAAAGACAAAAAAGATCAATTTGGTATTCCATTAGCTGTGTTCGATGCTAGTATAAAAGAAAACGAACACAAAATGAGAAAAGAGATGGCATCCGATGCAGCCGAGATGCTTGAGTCTGTGGGCGTAAAAAATGTCAATTCATTTATCATGCCCAATTTCCCTTTGGGACTTTCAAAACATGAAATGGGTGGTGCTCGAATGGGAAAAGACCCAAAAAGCTCTGTTCTTAATTCGCACAATCAAGTTTGGGGTTGCGAAAACGTATTCGTTACAGATGGTGCTTGCATGAGCTCATCTGGAAGTGTAAACCCTAGTCTTACCTATCTTGCCCTTACAGCTCGAGCAGTAGATTTTGCTGTGTCAGAATTAAACAAAAAGAACTTATAA
- a CDS encoding SSU ribosomal protein S18P — protein sequence MSLVNERVERKAQVRKKYCRFQKAGIKYVDYKDPNFLLKFVNEQGKILPRRLTGNSLKFQRKVSVAIKRARHMALLPYVADGLK from the coding sequence ATGTCATTAGTAAACGAAAGAGTAGAACGTAAAGCCCAGGTACGTAAGAAGTATTGTAGATTTCAAAAAGCTGGCATTAAATACGTTGATTATAAGGATCCAAATTTCCTTTTGAAATTCGTAAACGAGCAAGGTAAAATCCTTCCAAGAAGATTGACTGGTAACAGTCTAAAGTTTCAACGCAAAGTGTCTGTTGCGATTAAAAGAGCACGTCACATGGCTTTGTTGCCTTATGTAGCAGATGGTTTAAAATAG
- a CDS encoding transcriptional regulator, Spx/MgsR family yields the protein MTYKVYGIPNCNTVKKALTWLDEHSIAYEFHNFKKLGVSNEKLAEWMEQYPWEKIMNRAGMTYRKLSDEEKAAIVSSETAIPVLLEKTSMIKRPIVESDKIVALGFDEKAYQEAFL from the coding sequence ATGACTTACAAAGTATACGGCATACCAAATTGTAATACAGTAAAAAAAGCTTTGACTTGGTTAGATGAGCATAGCATTGCATATGAGTTTCATAATTTTAAAAAACTAGGAGTATCAAATGAGAAACTCGCTGAATGGATGGAGCAGTATCCATGGGAGAAAATCATGAATAGAGCGGGTATGACTTATAGGAAGCTGTCTGATGAAGAAAAAGCTGCCATTGTAAGTTCAGAAACTGCGATACCAGTACTTTTGGAAAAGACTTCAATGATCAAAAGGCCAATCGTAGAATCTGATAAGATTGTTGCTTTAGGCTTTGATGAAAAAGCATATCAAGAAGCTTTCTTATAA
- a CDS encoding Thioredoxin-like translates to MRIAFILSIFLFFGCKSNSQETSDVATSTGTGVTQGPINENEITWEADFNAALAKAKANNQLLFVECYSPTCPVCQTLEPFFKESEVAKKYNRNFVNFKLDVGKQEVVKHLNDRNIWLPSFPMFLFFDGDGNLVHQSDVTPDVASLTGVADKALDPSKRANSYAKRFKDGDRSMDLLASYAAFSRVIRDTAGAVEAGEELFKVYPKDELGSETSWKLTKKCIVDVNNGFAKYWFNNYAKAKEIETKDGHAGNENNIFGGIIQNSLLGNRGKDYNTSQLNDIRKYMGLVGAGQYADTYMWELETKANIREGNTAKALAIGNSIIGKYQGNGSAAVYITRVFIDNFPNNNFVGDARKWLASALPSIQQENQKAEYYYESSRLYQKSGDLVNAKKDAKTAMDLATKSGVSDPKFAALVSSLK, encoded by the coding sequence ATGAGAATAGCATTTATACTAAGTATTTTTTTGTTTTTTGGCTGTAAATCCAACTCCCAAGAAACTAGTGATGTGGCAACCTCCACAGGAACAGGAGTCACTCAAGGCCCTATCAACGAAAATGAGATTACATGGGAAGCCGATTTTAATGCAGCACTTGCAAAAGCAAAAGCAAACAACCAATTACTGTTTGTTGAGTGCTACTCTCCTACATGCCCAGTTTGTCAAACTTTGGAACCCTTTTTCAAAGAGTCTGAAGTTGCAAAGAAATACAACCGAAACTTCGTCAATTTCAAGTTAGATGTAGGCAAGCAAGAAGTTGTTAAACACCTTAATGACCGTAACATCTGGCTTCCAAGCTTTCCAATGTTCTTATTTTTTGATGGAGACGGAAATCTTGTTCATCAGTCAGACGTAACCCCAGATGTTGCATCACTAACTGGCGTTGCGGACAAAGCTTTGGATCCTAGCAAAAGAGCAAATAGTTACGCCAAAAGGTTTAAAGATGGAGACCGTTCAATGGACTTACTTGCAAGTTACGCTGCATTCAGTCGTGTAATACGTGACACAGCAGGAGCGGTAGAAGCTGGTGAAGAGCTTTTTAAAGTTTACCCAAAAGATGAACTTGGAAGTGAAACTAGCTGGAAACTCACCAAAAAATGTATCGTAGATGTAAACAATGGCTTTGCTAAGTATTGGTTTAACAATTATGCTAAAGCCAAAGAAATAGAAACTAAAGATGGTCATGCTGGAAACGAAAACAACATTTTTGGAGGAATAATCCAAAACTCCTTACTAGGTAATAGAGGAAAAGATTACAATACTTCACAGCTTAACGATATCAGAAAGTACATGGGACTTGTTGGTGCTGGTCAATATGCCGACACATATATGTGGGAACTGGAAACAAAGGCAAATATCAGAGAAGGAAATACAGCCAAGGCTTTGGCGATTGGAAATAGTATCATTGGCAAATATCAAGGAAATGGGTCAGCTGCGGTTTATATCACACGAGTCTTTATTGATAATTTCCCAAATAATAATTTTGTAGGTGATGCGAGAAAGTGGTTAGCAAGTGCATTGCCATCTATACAACAAGAAAACCAAAAGGCCGAGTATTATTATGAGTCTTCAAGACTATACCAAAAAAGCGGAGATCTTGTTAATGCCAAAAAAGACGCCAAAACAGCAATGGATCTTGCAACCAAAAGCGGTGTATCTGATCCAAAATTTGCAGCATTGGTATCTAGCTTAAAATAA
- a CDS encoding SSU ribosomal protein S6P — translation MFKNQYETVFILTPVLSEAQMKDAVEKFKSVLTDNGAELINEEHWGLRKLAYPIQHKSTGYYQLFEFNAEPTLIATLETEYKRDERILRFLTTKMDKYSADYAERRRNGKIGKKSQDTPKVEEPKNA, via the coding sequence ATGTTTAAAAACCAATACGAGACGGTGTTCATTTTAACTCCCGTTTTATCTGAAGCTCAGATGAAGGACGCCGTAGAAAAGTTTAAAAGTGTGCTGACTGATAATGGTGCTGAGCTAATTAACGAGGAACATTGGGGTCTTCGCAAATTGGCATATCCCATCCAGCATAAATCTACGGGCTACTATCAGTTGTTTGAATTTAATGCAGAGCCAACGCTTATTGCTACACTGGAGACAGAGTACAAGCGTGATGAGCGTATTTTAAGATTCCTTACAACAAAGATGGACAAGTATTCAGCTGATTATGCTGAAAGAAGAAGAAATGGAAAGATTGGTAAAAAGAGCCAAGATACTCCTAAAGTTGAAGAACCTAAAAACGCGTAA
- a CDS encoding phosphoglycerate kinase has product MITLDNYNFKGKKALVRVDFNVPLNDNFEITDDTRIKATIPTIKKILADGGSCILMSHLGRPKDGPSEKSSLKHLVTSLSLILGVSVKFANDCIGQEATDLSASLKEGEVLLLENLRFYKEETKGDKDFAEKLSKLGDVWVNDAFGTAHRAHASTAVIGQFFTDRVCGYVMQAEIENAQKLLENFERPYTAIMGGAKISDKILIIEKLLDKVDNLIIGGGMTYTFSKAQGGEIGKSLLEADKQELALEILKKAKEKGVNIILPLDNVIADDFSDDANTQVVKRGEIPAEWEGLDIGPETVELFAGVVRTSKTILWNGPMGVFEFPTFATGTNAIAKAVVEATETNNAFSLIGGGDSASAINNAGYGERVSYVSTGGGALLEYMEGKILPGVAALN; this is encoded by the coding sequence ATGATTACATTAGACAACTATAATTTCAAAGGAAAAAAAGCTCTGGTTAGAGTTGATTTCAATGTTCCACTGAATGACAACTTTGAAATTACAGATGACACAAGAATCAAGGCCACAATTCCAACAATAAAGAAAATATTAGCCGACGGTGGATCATGTATCCTCATGTCGCATCTTGGAAGACCGAAGGATGGCCCTTCAGAGAAGTCTTCTCTTAAGCACTTAGTTACTTCTCTTTCTCTTATCTTAGGTGTAAGCGTAAAGTTCGCAAATGACTGTATTGGTCAAGAAGCAACGGACTTATCAGCTAGCCTAAAAGAAGGTGAAGTTCTTTTGCTAGAAAACTTAAGGTTTTACAAAGAAGAAACTAAAGGTGACAAAGATTTCGCAGAGAAGCTTTCAAAACTAGGTGATGTATGGGTTAACGACGCATTTGGTACCGCACACCGTGCACATGCAAGCACAGCGGTTATTGGTCAGTTTTTCACTGACAGAGTATGTGGTTATGTAATGCAAGCCGAAATTGAAAATGCTCAAAAACTGCTAGAAAACTTCGAAAGACCATATACTGCCATTATGGGTGGAGCAAAGATTTCAGATAAAATTCTTATCATTGAAAAGCTTCTTGATAAAGTAGACAACCTTATCATTGGTGGTGGAATGACATATACTTTTTCAAAAGCTCAAGGCGGCGAAATAGGAAAATCACTATTAGAAGCCGACAAGCAAGAACTTGCTTTAGAAATTCTTAAAAAGGCAAAAGAAAAAGGTGTTAATATCATCCTTCCACTTGATAACGTTATTGCTGATGACTTCAGTGACGATGCAAATACTCAGGTCGTAAAAAGAGGAGAGATTCCCGCAGAATGGGAAGGTCTTGATATTGGACCCGAAACAGTTGAATTATTTGCAGGCGTTGTAAGAACTTCAAAAACGATTCTTTGGAATGGACCAATGGGAGTTTTCGAATTCCCAACATTTGCTACAGGTACCAATGCAATTGCTAAAGCAGTGGTGGAAGCAACAGAAACAAATAACGCATTTTCATTGATTGGAGGTGGAGATTCTGCTTCAGCAATCAACAATGCTGGATACGGAGAAAGAGTGTCTTACGTATCTACAGGTGGTGGTGCATTATTAGAATACATGGAAGGAAAAATACTCCCAGGTGTCGCTGCATTGAACTAA
- a CDS encoding Regulator of protease activity HflC, stomatin/prohibitin superfamily, which translates to MFLLFLGVAALIASFAINTPASPISKLSKPVRYAGIVLIVLAGLSKTLVQINPGQVGVKSLFGNVQEGTLPSGLNFVNPLMEVREFDIKTQNYTMSGILDEGNKGGDDAIRALSADGLEVIIDLTVLYRITSDQAPTIYRELGIAYRDVIVRPIARTRIRDLAANYDAISLYSSKREEFQSKIFDAISKDFSNRGLVLEQLLVRNITLPQSVKLAIESKINAEQEAQKMQFVLQKEKQEAERKRVEAQGIADYQRIITSTLTDKQLKYMAINAQKDLAASDNAKMIIIGDSKNSPFILNP; encoded by the coding sequence ATGTTTTTATTATTTCTTGGTGTGGCAGCTCTGATAGCCAGTTTTGCAATTAATACACCAGCTTCACCAATAAGCAAGTTGTCTAAACCAGTGCGTTACGCGGGTATTGTACTTATCGTTCTCGCTGGTTTATCAAAAACACTTGTTCAGATTAACCCAGGTCAGGTCGGAGTAAAGTCCTTGTTTGGTAATGTTCAGGAAGGTACCCTTCCAAGTGGTTTGAATTTCGTAAATCCACTAATGGAAGTTCGTGAATTTGACATTAAAACTCAGAATTACACCATGTCTGGTATTTTGGACGAAGGTAATAAGGGTGGAGACGATGCGATTCGTGCTCTATCTGCTGACGGACTTGAGGTTATTATAGACTTAACAGTTCTATATCGTATTACGTCAGATCAGGCTCCAACAATTTATCGTGAGTTGGGAATAGCTTATAGAGATGTAATTGTACGTCCTATAGCGAGGACTAGAATAAGAGATTTGGCGGCAAATTATGATGCAATTTCTTTGTACTCGTCAAAGAGAGAAGAGTTTCAGTCCAAAATATTCGATGCTATATCCAAAGATTTTTCTAATAGAGGACTAGTGCTTGAGCAGCTTTTGGTTCGTAATATTACTTTGCCACAATCTGTAAAATTGGCAATTGAATCTAAGATTAATGCTGAGCAAGAAGCTCAAAAAATGCAGTTTGTACTTCAGAAAGAAAAGCAAGAAGCAGAGCGTAAAAGAGTGGAGGCTCAAGGTATCGCAGATTATCAGAGAATTATAACCTCAACATTGACTGATAAGCAGTTGAAGTACATGGCGATTAATGCTCAGAAAGATTTAGCTGCTTCTGATAATGCAAAGATGATTATTATTGGGGATAGTAAGAATTCTCCATTTATATTGAATCCTTAA
- a CDS encoding TonB-linked outer membrane protein, SusC/RagA family, whose translation MKKFLLLFVVGLTTLMANGQTLQISGKVLASDDNSPLPGVSVTLKGSTRGTTTDVEGNYKIEAPKGSSLVYSFVGMISQTLVVGNKTVINVSLASDAAQLSEVVVTALGVKREERSLGYAVQQIDGEGLAQVKEANVVNSLQGKIAGVQITGSPGNIGGSSRIVIRGVNSIGGNNQPLFVVDGTPIDNSNYNSTNTQSGDGGTDFGNAAQDINPDDIESISVLKGPSAAALYGSRAANGVILITTKKGTKKKGLGVQINSSTQFNNILIMPDYQNTYGGGYKQSFDQYNGEPVVNYAADESWGPRMDGQLVRQWYSWYPDDEDFGKMTPFSPNPNNIADFYETGRTLNNNISLSGASDNTNFRLSYTNLQQKGTIPNSKIDRNTVNFSGSAKLSDKLTANIVGNFVKSNGFGRPSTGYGNEQGNVVTSFNQWFQRQIDMDKLSNYKTADGKDRTWNIKSPTNLDPLYWENPYWVLFESPTVDERSRVFGNMNLSYQFTPELSLTGFVRTDFYTDRREQRIASGSIPQDWYREDLRTQSETNYELLAQYSKTFGDISVSALAGGNIRYERYFRNSSETAGGLNVPNYFNIAASVDRPSVTDYFQEKQVNSVYGSATIGYKDIVYFDASLRNDISSTLPVANNSYLYPALGGSFVFSSLMDNNNLLSFGKLRASWAKVGNDTDPYQLRNNYGSANPVGSNPAFYVPNTLNNSTLVPETTTSYEIGLDMRFLKGRAGFDFTYYDNATTDQILDIAVSGGSGFTRAFINAGKVTNKGVELMLTATPIKTSQFSWDVSINFARNRNKVVELAPGLDNYLIASWGPSVNARVGESYGTIVAEKIKLDDQGRKLVDENGYYVIERNQVVGSVLADFTGGFINTFAYKGFSLNAVIDYQKGGNIYSVTNRYGSYSGLLSNTVGLNDRGVEQREPVADGGGIRAEGVTESGAENTVYLEAVDYWGTLRNYRDEFVYDASFIKLREVSLGYSIPSSILKKTPFTNARISLVGRNLAILFKNIPNVDPEAALGSGNIQGFENGQHPSFNSTGFNLNFGF comes from the coding sequence ATGAAGAAATTTCTACTACTATTTGTAGTGGGGCTAACTACGCTTATGGCGAATGGCCAAACACTTCAAATTTCTGGTAAGGTACTTGCCAGTGACGACAACTCTCCCCTACCGGGTGTATCGGTTACTTTAAAAGGTAGCACAAGAGGAACTACGACAGACGTGGAAGGTAATTACAAAATTGAGGCTCCAAAGGGCTCAAGTCTTGTATATTCTTTCGTTGGAATGATTTCTCAAACTTTGGTTGTAGGCAACAAAACCGTAATTAACGTATCACTTGCTTCAGATGCAGCTCAACTTTCAGAAGTTGTAGTAACAGCACTTGGTGTAAAAAGAGAAGAGCGTTCATTAGGTTATGCCGTTCAACAAATCGATGGTGAAGGTCTTGCTCAAGTAAAAGAAGCTAACGTGGTTAACTCGTTACAGGGTAAGATTGCTGGTGTTCAAATCACAGGTTCTCCTGGAAACATTGGTGGATCTTCTAGAATTGTAATTCGTGGAGTAAACTCAATTGGTGGAAACAACCAACCACTTTTCGTAGTGGACGGAACTCCTATTGATAACTCTAACTACAACTCTACGAACACTCAAAGTGGTGATGGTGGAACTGACTTTGGAAACGCTGCACAAGACATCAACCCTGATGACATTGAGTCTATTTCTGTTTTGAAAGGACCTTCAGCAGCAGCACTTTATGGATCTAGAGCTGCTAACGGTGTTATCTTAATCACGACAAAGAAAGGGACAAAGAAGAAAGGACTTGGTGTACAAATCAACTCTTCTACTCAATTCAACAATATTCTGATTATGCCAGATTACCAAAACACTTATGGTGGTGGCTATAAGCAGTCTTTTGATCAGTACAATGGTGAGCCAGTAGTAAACTATGCTGCTGATGAGAGCTGGGGACCAAGAATGGATGGCCAATTGGTAAGACAATGGTATAGCTGGTACCCAGATGACGAAGACTTTGGAAAAATGACTCCATTTTCTCCAAACCCTAATAACATTGCAGACTTTTATGAGACAGGAAGAACATTGAACAACAACATCTCATTGAGTGGAGCTTCAGACAATACAAACTTCCGTTTGTCTTACACTAACTTACAGCAAAAAGGAACTATCCCGAACAGTAAGATTGACAGAAACACTGTTAATTTTTCTGGTAGTGCCAAGTTGAGTGATAAACTTACAGCTAACATAGTTGGAAATTTCGTAAAATCTAACGGTTTCGGTCGCCCATCTACAGGATATGGTAATGAGCAAGGTAACGTTGTTACTAGTTTCAACCAGTGGTTCCAAAGACAAATCGACATGGACAAGTTGAGCAACTATAAAACTGCCGACGGAAAAGATAGAACATGGAACATCAAAAGCCCAACTAATCTAGATCCATTGTATTGGGAAAATCCTTACTGGGTACTTTTTGAAAGCCCAACTGTTGACGAAAGATCAAGAGTATTTGGTAACATGAACCTGTCATACCAATTCACTCCAGAGCTTTCTCTTACTGGATTTGTAAGAACTGACTTCTACACAGATAGAAGAGAGCAAAGAATTGCTTCTGGTTCTATTCCTCAAGATTGGTATAGAGAAGACCTAAGAACACAAAGCGAAACAAACTATGAGCTTTTGGCTCAGTACTCAAAAACATTTGGTGACATTTCTGTATCGGCACTTGCTGGAGGAAACATCAGATATGAGAGATATTTCAGAAACAGTTCTGAGACTGCTGGTGGATTGAACGTACCAAACTACTTCAACATTGCAGCATCAGTCGATCGCCCATCTGTTACTGATTACTTCCAAGAGAAGCAAGTAAACTCTGTATATGGTAGTGCAACAATTGGATACAAAGACATTGTATATTTTGATGCTTCGTTAAGAAATGATATTTCTTCAACACTTCCAGTTGCAAACAATTCTTACTTATATCCTGCATTGGGTGGTAGTTTTGTATTTTCTAGCTTAATGGATAACAACAATTTACTTTCTTTCGGTAAGCTAAGAGCTAGCTGGGCTAAAGTTGGTAATGATACTGATCCATATCAGTTAAGAAATAACTATGGTAGTGCAAATCCAGTTGGATCAAATCCAGCTTTCTACGTACCAAATACTTTGAATAACTCAACACTTGTTCCTGAGACCACTACTTCATATGAAATTGGATTGGACATGAGGTTCTTAAAAGGACGTGCAGGGTTTGACTTCACTTACTATGACAATGCTACTACGGATCAAATCTTGGACATTGCAGTATCTGGAGGGTCAGGATTTACAAGAGCATTTATCAATGCGGGTAAAGTTACTAACAAAGGTGTTGAGCTTATGTTAACAGCTACTCCAATCAAAACCAGCCAATTTAGTTGGGATGTTTCTATAAACTTTGCAAGAAACAGAAACAAGGTTGTTGAACTTGCTCCAGGCTTAGATAACTACCTTATCGCTTCGTGGGGACCGTCTGTTAATGCTAGAGTAGGTGAGTCTTACGGTACAATCGTTGCCGAAAAAATCAAGTTAGATGACCAAGGTCGTAAGTTAGTAGACGAGAATGGATACTATGTAATTGAAAGAAACCAAGTAGTAGGTTCAGTACTTGCAGATTTCACTGGTGGATTTATCAATACTTTTGCCTACAAAGGCTTCTCACTTAATGCTGTAATTGATTACCAAAAAGGTGGAAACATCTACTCTGTAACTAACAGGTACGGATCGTACTCAGGATTACTGTCTAACACTGTTGGACTTAACGACAGAGGTGTTGAACAAAGAGAGCCAGTAGCTGATGGTGGTGGAATTCGTGCCGAAGGTGTAACTGAAAGTGGTGCAGAAAACACTGTATATCTTGAAGCAGTAGATTACTGGGGAACGCTTAGAAACTACAGAGATGAGTTTGTTTACGACGCTAGTTTTATCAAGTTACGTGAAGTCAGTCTTGGATACAGTATCCCAAGTTCAATCTTAAAGAAAACTCCTTTCACTAATGCTCGTATTTCCCTAGTAGGTAGAAACTTAGCAATTTTGTTTAAAAATATCCCAAATGTTGATCCTGAGGCTGCCTTAGGTTCTGGAAACATTCAAGGATTTGAGAATGGACAACATCCATCTTTCAATTCTACTGGTTTCAACTTAAACTTTGGGTTTTAA
- a CDS encoding Starch-binding associating with outer membrane → MKNIFKKIKGLSVITLAFALFASSCENFEKMNIDPNNVSQVPSSYLFSNTMRGLVNQQFNTTGILYAQHWAETQYTETSRYETPAASFYTMYTGNGDDGGMIDLMEIIRLNTDEETKGFISASGSNNNQIAVARILMAWAMQNATDLWGDLPYSEGLKGNENFTPSYDTQESIYANLVTELTQAASQIELDAQGVQGDVFYGGDMTKWKKFANSLLLRVGMRMSEVNESAAKAAVSAAIAGGVFTSNDDNAVYQHVADANNWNQYYDHFLTRTDYAVSNVLVDYMKASSDPRLSVYADPAPAPLDPTQTYVGMPYGVRNSIAGSITNDEVSFPGIAVRSASSPSVILTLSEVLFNQSEAAARGWTSGNAEALYKSAIEASMNQWGVDGTSYLANATFDASNWKKSIGEAKWVSLYMQGMEAWHEWKRLDYPQLQRAPDATLQRDIPRRRAYPELEFSLNKDNYEAAVSRQGADEMETRTWWDK, encoded by the coding sequence ATGAAAAATATATTTAAAAAAATCAAAGGATTATCAGTAATCACTTTGGCATTCGCACTTTTCGCAAGTTCTTGCGAGAACTTCGAAAAAATGAATATTGACCCTAACAATGTGAGTCAAGTTCCTTCTTCTTATCTATTTAGTAATACGATGAGAGGTTTAGTAAATCAGCAATTTAATACCACCGGTATTCTATATGCACAGCACTGGGCAGAAACTCAGTATACGGAGACTTCTAGGTACGAAACTCCTGCAGCCAGCTTTTACACAATGTACACTGGAAATGGAGATGATGGCGGAATGATAGATCTAATGGAAATTATTCGTCTTAATACAGACGAGGAAACTAAAGGATTTATTTCAGCATCTGGATCGAATAATAATCAAATAGCTGTTGCTAGAATACTAATGGCTTGGGCCATGCAAAATGCAACTGACCTTTGGGGTGACTTACCATACAGTGAAGGATTAAAAGGAAATGAAAACTTCACACCATCGTATGACACACAAGAGTCTATTTACGCCAATTTGGTGACAGAGCTTACACAAGCTGCTTCACAAATTGAGCTAGATGCTCAGGGAGTACAAGGAGATGTTTTCTATGGTGGGGATATGACCAAATGGAAAAAGTTTGCCAACTCACTTTTATTAAGAGTAGGAATGAGAATGTCAGAAGTAAACGAAAGTGCGGCTAAAGCAGCAGTGAGTGCTGCAATTGCTGGAGGAGTATTTACTTCAAACGATGACAATGCGGTTTACCAACATGTCGCTGATGCCAATAACTGGAACCAATACTACGATCATTTCCTAACAAGAACTGACTACGCTGTTAGTAATGTTTTGGTAGATTATATGAAAGCATCTAGTGATCCAAGATTATCAGTATATGCTGACCCAGCTCCAGCACCTTTGGATCCTACACAAACTTACGTAGGTATGCCATACGGTGTTCGTAACTCTATCGCTGGTAGTATTACCAACGACGAAGTTTCGTTCCCAGGCATCGCTGTTAGATCTGCAAGCTCACCATCTGTCATATTAACTTTGTCGGAGGTGCTTTTCAACCAATCTGAAGCAGCTGCAAGAGGCTGGACTTCTGGAAACGCCGAAGCACTTTACAAATCAGCAATTGAAGCCTCAATGAACCAATGGGGAGTTGATGGTACTAGCTACCTTGCCAATGCAACTTTTGACGCAAGTAACTGGAAAAAGTCAATTGGAGAAGCAAAGTGGGTTTCTCTTTACATGCAAGGTATGGAAGCTTGGCATGAGTGGAAAAGATTAGACTACCCACAACTACAACGTGCTCCAGATGCTACACTACAAAGAGATATTCCACGTAGAAGAGCATATCCTGAGCTAGAGTTCTCACTGAACAAAGACAATTATGAAGCGGCTGTTTCAAGGCAAGGTGCCGACGAAATGGAAACTCGTACTTGGTGGGATAAATAA